Genomic segment of Citrus sinensis cultivar Valencia sweet orange chromosome 7, DVS_A1.0, whole genome shotgun sequence:
aggccttaatatgctgtcaaagttggttacgagcttacaatagcagtatgagtttattttacattgtaattatattatacagttattaatatttgcgCTTATAAGTTACGTTActtatatcattttcattgttttaggTTTGAAATCTGAGGTTAGCTCTCAATTTGCCACATTTCTCGAGGAAGAACTGGAGGAGCAGGaggtaaatagttttattaaaaatattaattaagtatctacatttattttattgtcgatataaaaataattttttttctttttattgtaggattatgaagattgagtcattgacaaagataattattttaataatttatatttttgaatgTGACTTTGAAATGGATCAATATTAATGcaagatatattttgaactttatttttatctgaattttttattttaatatgaataatttaaaatcgaaaaaaaaaatgtattagactattaattattcggggaccggggaccctcggggatcccctgttagtattcggggaggggatggggattcacttaagtaattctgacggggacggggaggggacggggacataacaaaatatcggggatgggtatggggagattggtcccctcccctcccctccccattgccatccctacaaGGTACTACTTAATTGGCAAATTGAAACTTAGTAGAAATCATCAGATTAGAGGTCTTAGAGGTCATATACTTGTTTTATCTGGCacttaataaacaaatattcgGGAGTTCTTCGGTGTGCTTTGGTGGGTGCATTTGTTTTCTTCCAGAATGACCGTTCAAATTGTTGATGATAGTCGATCGTGTGTTCTCTTTCTCCATTATCATTAGGAATCTGATGATAGAATCTTATGAAGTGATTGGTGCCAGTTCGTACAGCAATACGAGAAATGCTTTCTTCTTTGCACGCTTTCAAGTCCATATTGCAAGAATGACGGTTGTGTCCTAAAACATTGCAGGAACATCAAGTTTGGGAATCTTGATATGataaagtaaaatgaaaaacgAGATTCTACTgcaaatcaaaaccaaaagcGACATCGGACAAGCTTAGGTGGATAGGCATGGATGTAATATAGATTTGTGTTCGCTCTCATTACTTCGAGCCTTCGAGGAAGCCAATATCATAACCTACTGCTTTTCATATCTTTACCTTAAAGACAGCCGGGTTTGCTTAATTTTGTGGTCAACCGTTAGCCAAAACTGGGTCATCCGTAAAATTCTGAACGTTAAGAGTTCTATTGATCGATTCAAATACACGATCGGACGGTTAAAAAGTTTGAAAGAGCTGTATTTGTAGAGCATTTAGTTAGCAAAGGCAAAACGACTTTTTGTGttctcaaatttgatttagaaCATGATGGTTGATACGACCTTATCTGAGTTATGTCATTTCGACGCTTGTAATAGGTGGAACAATACTCGCCTGTTGAGCCACCATTTCTCTGATATTCGTATTCTGTTGGCTAGAAATCCTGGTTACAAAAGGGCTCTTAACTTAACCCTCTCTTGTTCCGGAGCTTTTGGCTTTCCATAAAATTGATCTTTGACGAAATGGTCTCTGCATTATTGACTTTTCCAGCTAAATGCTTCACTCTGCAGCATGATAACGCAAGTTCACGCCCCATAGAAATTGGTTTCTGATTGCAAGACTTTgtattgaattattaaaagaaaacaaaataacaagtAAGAGTAGAAACTTTAAAAGGTATTCCAATAAACATAGTAActggagaaaaaaatataagtttcaAAATTGATACATGTAAatctttgtaaaattaatacaCCAATAAATCAATCATATAATCACTACTGAGAAACAGAGTACAAGTGTGCAAGCTTTCCTTGCTCATTTATCTCTCCTTCCTCGATGTACCAGTTAAGCTATAATTGCATCATTTTGATAAAGGCAATTTTcctttggaaaaatgaaaggTCATGGAAACAAAATGCACAGTTAGAAACAAAATCTACTGCATGCTTGAGCTTcaccacaaaacaaaactgCAGGCAAATGAAACCCATTTAACTTCCTAGCAGCAGAGAATTCAAGAAGCCAAATCATCAGCCAGAATCTCTGCATCATCAGCGTCCTTCTTATAAAGTGGAATTCTCACACCTAGTTCTCTAAGTCGATCCAccaaattataaagaaattcaaatgTCAACCTGTTCTGTGCATTGAGATCCCCTCGAACACCGGGTTGAATCCTAAACCACTCCCCCAACAATTTGTGTACATGAGAGCGGATCATTCTCCAGGGCACGGGATACTTTTCACAAAGCTTCAGGTACTCCACAAGTAGATCTGCCTGGTCGAGATTTCCATCTTTACTAATTTCTTCACTTCCCACTATCCATTCAGCGGTTCGAAATCCAGCAAACAGCGCTGGATTCTCGAGGAGAGACTCAGCCGAAAGTACCCCTTCACATCCAGTCTCCTCCAAACATTTCTGAACATCCTCCATGTGCCTTACATTCCCGTTAGCAAGGACTGGTATTCTGAGAGCATTTTTAACGGCCTTTATGGCATTCCAGTCAGCTCGGAATTTCTTCCCATCTTTCTCATCCCTTGTTCGGCCATGGACAGCTAAAAGAGAGCACCCAGCATCCTCTAGCATCTTTGCATATTTGATTGTATCTTGCAAATTAGGAAAGACTCGGATTTTGCACGAAACAGGGACATTAAGGTTTAGAGCTAACTTTTCTACTAGTGATTTTACAAGAGGAAGGTTATCCATCAAGAATGCACCATAATTTCCCCGCCTAGCAATACGCTGGGGACACCTACAACAAACCAAAGGAGAAAAGGTATGAACGCATGGACAGCATAGAACTAGAAGAATTCAAGCTATTTCAGTTCTTTCAAGCACTATTGGTGTCGTGACTTAGATTTAATATAAGCACTCGCTAATTTAATGAAGCCaatatgaggaaaaaaaaacaaagtctGATGTCAAATTAGAAACCAGAGACTGCACCTAATCCTTTTTATCTTCACCTTACAGGTGATTGCATTATTGTTTCATAATGACAGGTGGTTATGATGAACATATCCTTTGACAGCCTCACGCCCACTATAAATTGAGTCAGAATATGTGTATCTGATCCCAAATTATCGAACTTATACTGATCTCCATACATAACTCCCAAAAAActtcttctaaaaaaaaaatcattaacctACTGAAATTAgtaatgttaattattaatgagGAAACAAAAGGTATTACCCTAAATTAATGTCCACATAATCGCAGTAAGGTTCCACTCTTCTTGCAgcattcaataaaatttcgGGATCATTGGCACAAAATTGAACAAATAATGGTCGGTCCTCCTGCAACAATTTCCAACATTAAGAAACGCTGAAAAGCAATTACCAACATCAACTGCATCAAATTGACATTTTGTAACAGAAAGAGATgaatcaaaactcaaaacccTCCAGAACTTCACCAGAAATAAACATCAGGACATGCAGAATCTGCAAACATGAAGAATATCTGCTTATCAACAACTCAAATAAAATAGCCTAGTATCGCCATTGTTCATGTTCACTAAAACTAACTTACTCTTAACTTTTAAAGCTCAAGTAAATCTTCAAAGAATTGACAGAAAAGTTCCTCAAAATCCCCTTTAGTATTATGAAGATTACATTAATAAAAGCCTATCAGCTGTGCAAATTTCTTTCACTAATTGTTTTCAAGTTATAAAAATCCAAGAgttaaaattaacacaaacCGGCCAAGCAAACACAGATATCTGCTATTTGTCGAGTATGACCCTTTTTTCTCTGGAAAATTaggaaatcaaaataatagggaaaaagaaaaaaggacgCCGCACCTTACAGGTGGCAAATTCTTCATTCCTATACTTCTCAGACTCGGTAAAAATCCTAGAGTGCAGCATCGGCGTATAAGCAGCCTCAGCACCGTACCTTCTGCAAAGCATCCGAAATGGAAGCTCCGAATTATCAACCATCGGGGCGACAATCAACTTCGGTCGGCCCAATTTAGTCCAATGAGCCCATGCTCTCTCAGCACGCGCCTCTCCAGACAAGTAACCCCTCGGAGATGGCAATGAAGACGACGCCGTTTCGGGCAAAGAAGAAGGTTCTTCATGCTCTGGTTGTTCCTGTTGGTTGTCGTGATTGTTGCTATCGGAGCAGAGGAGGTCGTCGCTGTCTTGTGAAGGATCCGAATGGAGAGTTCGGGTCCGAGTTTGGGCCATCGTGGGTTTTACTGTTGGAAGAGGAGGGTAGAGAGAGGTGACGCGTAAAGGAATCATGGTTATCGGTTTGAAGTTCATGAGCGGACGATGGGGATTGCTGAGAAGCAACCCATCGCCGCCGTTGGTTGTAGGGTTTAGAGGAGGCCACGAGATCGGATGTTATGCGTTTGTTTTCACTTCAAATTTCGGGTTTGGTCTGTGTTTAAGGGAGCCTTTCTGGTTTTGGGCTTTGGATTTAGGCCGACCCAGTATTTTTGGGACTCATTGGGATCTATATTTAAATACAGTAAAATTTAGATACATGAATGTAACCTcgtttaaataataattttttttatcccgAATTAGGTCAGcgtactaaaataataatttcgtTAAATGTatgagataataatttttttcaaatcctTTAAGGTCCAAcgaaaacataaattaataattgatcaaatataaaaatatattaacaataaacaacgtataaaattcatattaataaaagattttttcttgATAACTTACATTtctcaattcaatttttttgaaaatatgcactaaagttgtttgttttttctttgtttctaaattaaaCTCAGCCTCAtcctttatttttgtaaaacatGCACTACATgtgacacatttttttcttgctGTAAAAAGTATGTATTTAAGATTGCCATTGCTTGAAAAGCCTCTTCTGTGGAAACATTTGGTAACTATAACTGACATTTGGATCATGATCATTATCAACGGATGTACCCATTACctcttgaataattttttcatcagTAGAAGATTTCATCATTGCAACATTTTCACAGTGATAATTCAAAAGATTCTCAATATCCATAGCATTTCCATAGCGTAGACAAAAAATAACTTCATGTAATCTATTGATGCCTTCATCTTCGCTAACTTGCTGTTTAATAGCCACACCTTTGACTGACCGGATTTTACaatgtcaaaaataatttgcaatgGTTGTCGTCTTCACATCAATGTTCCAAACcgcattaataaaattgatagcatttagtatattaatttttttttctcgatTTGTTGCTCATATCCTGTAATCTTCCAAGATGCTAGAAAAAAAACAACGTCGATACTGGATTTTTAGTCCTCGAATGATCTCAGCATTATATGGTTGAATCTTTGGGGTTGTATTAGGAGACAAGAAAAATAGTTCAACATTACTCAAGCCTTCAATAACCTTTGGATGGGCTAGATAATTGTTCACAAAAAGTAGATATTTTCTACCATTCATTCTCTtatcaaatgaataaaaaaatccttCAAAAAGTAATCCAGTTATCCATGCTTTCTTGttagtagggatggcaaaaattcctacagggacgggtaccctcggagatttccccattcggggagggtatgaggataatttcatacccaatttcttattcggggaagggacgggaaaatttttttacccaatttcttattcggggaggggacggggatgaggtggaatccccatcccctacccattttcccattttaatttttaatttaatttttattttttaaaattatcagtaaataaataatatagtttgaattataaaattataagtattggtgaaaataaaaaatatcaaaatattcatattattaaacttttaggcctaattaactaattaaagttataaatttttatttaggacattaaaaagactgGACATATTCTATTAGtccaaaacttttgttttaattttaatattcattaaatattttaaacttaaatctattttttatttatcttaaatctagtttttatttatttttagatgttataattgcccacaacaaatcaaaattttaatatctaatctaatctaatatttactcttgatttgctttgacttaactattgtgctgtaaagggaatagtccacatttataaagtgcccacgccaccatcgaaaagttaattttgaatctaaatttgattttatttgtaacaattttgtattaggctattaatttgttcatgatagtttgtatcccttgcatgttgcgttacttactaatttaatatatgtgacttttgtaatggatattaatgtaagatatatttcgaactttacttttatttgaattttttattttaatatgattaactcaaaatcgaaaacaaaaaaatgtattaattattcGGGGATCAGGGACCATCGGGGATCCCCtattattattcggggaggggatatgaattctcttaaataattttgacggGGACGAGGATATACgtaaaatatcggggatgggtacggggagattggtcccctcccctcccctccccattgccatccctacttgTTAGCTCGATAATGAATATTAAGATTACTAATCTTTACATCTTTAAAGTATCTAAGATTAGGGTACTTACCAGTAATCGAAAGTGGTACTTTGTCAGAATCATCACCATTGCAACAAACAGTAATTAGTAGTTCTCTCATTGGCCTTCTTCCGTCCTTCCAATTGCTTTGTAGCAAGTGAATGATTTGTTCCCAAACATAGAATAAACATTTTTCATCCATATTTTAGATATCCTTCCATTGAAATTGGTCTAGTTTATCTTTTATACTTAGTAAAACATCTTCGATATTCTCCATAGCTACAAAATCACTTTCACCAAACCTTTGATAAGATTTAATTCCATGTCTCACCTTAAATCGCTTAAGCCAACCACTTGACAAGTTAAATTCTGGATTAGAGTTGCCATACATTTTCTGCAAAAGCTCTTTTGCTTTGGTTTGAATCATTTCTCTAGTTATATTCACTTTCTCTTGATATTAGAGAAACCActcatataatatttttttcaactcgGGATATTTTGTTGGTTTGTGTCTCttcacatttttattattcatctCATTTGACAAATATTCAACTAACCTTTTAAGAGTATTTGATATTGTTGACTGATTTACGGAGAggtgaaatttttattaaacccATTGGTGCAAATCTTTTTGACTTTAGGAGGGATGCTCATTTTTATATTCGCACAATGCTTTTCTCATCTAATCAGTCAATGTAGATTTTTTTACTCCTTTCAAATGAGACATCATGATTCTAATGATTTgagtgtaaaattaaaaataatggatTATGTATTCATAGAGTTTGTGTTCTATGTTCTATGTACTATGTGTAAAATGACAACAATATTACACAAATCTTGTGGCTATTAAAACCAAATACCAAGGATTATTTGTCAACCACATCCCTCCTTAAATGGGCTGCTTACTCCATGATTTCTTCCCTTATAATGtgtatacaaaatatattctaGACCAATTTTAGCATATTCTATGATCATAgcaagaattattattattgttattatttttatttttacacaCTTCTTTTATACATGTACCAAGAAAActcttcataaattaataaattacccaattatcaataaataaataatcttgCTAAAGTAATATTTTTGCGGGAGTcccaacaatattattttatagaggTTTTACTGTATTTTGGTAGAACAGTGATATTTGTCCCATAATTACCCTTACGCTctcaatttttcaattaatttcgttaatttttaaaactaaccttataaaaataatatgggTCGGATTATTTGAAActtgtttactttttaaacccatcattaaaataaaaaaattaaaattttacttcgCATACCTTcctaaatacaaaatatattcttaacaaaaaaattttatcctaATGTAATTACTAAATAAACTCATTAAAAATCATTAACCTAGAGATATCAACTGATTGGATTTTTCAAGTTAGTTTAATgataacatgaaaaaaaaagtttaatctcaatgaatcaaacaaaatacaaacaaatatgtgcagtttattattagttaatgAAATCAAGCATTTGGGATTGAATTGATTTAAACAAATCGAACAAAAACTGTGAAAACAACTTTCTCTCCATGTTTCTTTCTCTAGCCCTCACTTCCAGAGTTACCTCTAACCAAgtagcaaaattaaaatgagaattgaAGCCATCATCTTCAACCGTAGCTTAGATTAATTGCATGAGTGGACGATGGGGCTTGATGAGTCCAGACTCCAGAACCAATTCATCTCTTGTATAATTATTCATGCTCGAGTcattaagggtgcgtttgggattgaggtgctgtagcttttaagctacagctgctgtgaaaaaaaagctgtaattatgaaacaaaagttaataatatatagtaaatataaattttaaataataattttgataaaaatattaaagatataataaattttatattatacaagtgaaaaatcatatcaacatagcttaaaagctacaacagttagtgtttaccaaacactttagtactgtagcttttaagctacagctacccaacctcaatcccaaacgcactcTAAAACTACCAATTGCTGGACTTACACGAAAAAACGTAAAGAAGCAAGCATCTCATTCTCCCTTAGGCCTCCACATCATCATCTCTCAccacaagttttttttttttaaaaaaaaaaacctgtgatttcttattttctttttttgacaaTACTAGAACCTGTGGCTTTCTTTTATGGATTTTGACAATACCTATCATGTTTACTGTATAGTAATGGCTTGGTGTCAATGATTAACTTCCATTTGCATGTATCGAGACTTAtcaccaataattttttttttccccaaaaaccAAACATATAACAATGCCGACAGAGACTAAACTGCCAATCTCAGCTTTTGCTTCTAAATGGAGCAAGTAAAACAAGCTCAAACTGTTTTTGTCGTTAcatctcttctttttcttcaacgTCAACTATTCAACACTATAGCTTacgaaaatataaatacatgtATAATTCAAAAGCTTTTCGCGAAAATGGATTCAGCAGAATCTTTCTGTGCGGAAACCAGAGTTCTTATCATCCATATGAAGAGGGTCATTTCCATTTTCCACGTCGATGTTGCAGACTGGATCGGATCAATTATTTGGTGAGGAGATTTTTCAAACTTGTGTAGCCCTACGCCttatagaaacaaaataaaagacaaaccTGTACATTCGATGCAGTATGCATGATCTGACAATTGCGGGTGGGTCAAGATAATGgactttcaaattaataattatatcctTCCTAAAATACAATCAACGTTTACGGTTGtttttgcattaatttttgtttcgtTGTCCACAAGtgtgttttaagttttattataataataagggTGACATGATAGGATATGTACGTAGACGTATGGTCTAACCCATTTGCTATTCAAGATGTGACGTTTAGTTGTTTAAAGAATACTTAATTTCCTAATTTATGGCAAAGACAAATGTTTTGATGTTGGCATGGTCATATTGTTGTGTATACAAATGTGAATCTAACTATAGTTTAACATGAAATTATTGATACGAGAAAAGGCGACGCCCCATGGGAATACTCTAAACAAATTATTCGAAATTTGGCTTCAATATTAAAGTGTAGATGCTACATGCAACTACTTgcaaattaaatatgtttCTTATATATTCTAATGTCTTAATGTTGCATATAATCCTTTGTAGGTAGCATAACGTTTCCTGAGGACTCAAACAAACTTAGGATATCCgatttttgtaattgaaagtCATGCTTATCTTATAACTTTATATGATTAAATCATGAATGTGAATTTTGTCGTGCTTGTGAAGTGAGCGTGTATGTGCATTACATTGAGGCCCGCATGTGTGAATGATTTTCTTGGGTTTTCGgccatacacacacacacaatgtTTGTGTGAAtgaataatcaattaaaaataatttagcaaGGACTTGGGGACCATCTCTCATGACAAAGTTGACGTTAAGCAAAGGCAAAGccaaagcaaaaacaaatttgaGTACATTTTCGTAGGTCCCTCGGG
This window contains:
- the LOC102626482 gene encoding uncharacterized protein LOC102626482, which encodes MNFKPITMIPLRVTSLYPPLPTVKPTMAQTRTRTLHSDPSQDSDDLLCSDSNNHDNQQEQPEHEEPSSLPETASSSLPSPRGYLSGEARAERAWAHWTKLGRPKLIVAPMVDNSELPFRMLCRRYGAEAAYTPMLHSRIFTESEKYRNEEFATCKEDRPLFVQFCANDPEILLNAARRVEPYCDYVDINLGCPQRIARRGNYGAFLMDNLPLVKSLVEKLALNLNVPVSCKIRVFPNLQDTIKYAKMLEDAGCSLLAVHGRTRDEKDGKKFRADWNAIKAVKNALRIPVLANGNVRHMEDVQKCLEETGCEGVLSAESLLENPALFAGFRTAEWIVGSEEISKDGNLDQADLLVEYLKLCEKYPVPWRMIRSHVHKLLGEWFRIQPGVRGDLNAQNRLTFEFLYNLVDRLRELGVRIPLYKKDADDAEILADDLAS